In Nocardia sp. XZ_19_385, the sequence GAGTACGGAAGCGGCGAGGACCGGGTTGGATTCGAGGTCGATGTGGCGGGGGTTCAGGTCGCCCATGATGTAGGTCCAGCGGTCTTCGCGGTCGGCCCAGTTGAACGCGGGCAGTGGGGTGCGCAGGCTCAGGGTATGGCCGGCGACGTCCGCGCTGACGACGGCCGGGCGGAAGTTGCCCGGCGCGCGGACGCCCGGCACGGCGGGTTTGCCCGCGAGGGTGCTGACGTAGGTGAGGACCCGGCCGATGGCGCCGCGCCCGCCGGCGGTCGCGTCCCACTGGTCGGCGACGACGAAGTTCTGCTCGCGATCGGTCATCCGGATCAGCGCGTCGATGTAGCCGTCGCGGGTACCCGAGGCGACGGACTGCCAGGCGGTTCGGATGCTGTCGTCGATCACGCCGGCGGCGAGCATTTCGTCGATGCCTGCCATGCCCTCGGCGAGGTAGGCCTCGTGCATCGGGACCAGGTCGGTGAAGATGTGCTTCTGCATGATCATCAGCCGGGTCTGGTACCAGGCGACGTCGGCGGCACTGAGCCGGGATCCTTCGGTGGCCAGCAGTTTGATGTCGGCGGGGACCTTGGCGACCAATTCCGCTGGGGTGACCCGCAACAGGTCGGCCACGGCGTTGCCGAGCTGGTGGATGCCGGGCACGTCCAGGATGACGCCGACGTCGCCCAGGTCGAAGAAGCCGGAGGCGAAGGAGCCGCCCGCGATGCCGGCCAGCCCAGCCCACCAGAGTTCCGGATGCTGGGTGGTCAGCCGCAGGTAATTGACATACACCTGGTTGAAGGTGCGTTCGTTGGCTGCTACGCCGCGGGTGGGATCCCAGGCGGCGAGGTCGATTTCGGCGTTCTGGGTGGCGACGACGAGCCAGTACTGATGCAGCAGGGTGCCGTAGCGCGCTGGGGCGACGCCGTCGGCGCGGGCCTGCTCCAATGCCGTGCGCAGTACCGGTTCGTCCAGGGGCAGTGCGGGATTCAGGCCGCCACCGCCCGCTCCGTCACCGTTGACGGCGGGCAGGTCCAGGTAGGCGGCGTAGCCGGGCTCGGCCTGGACGGCGGGCATGGTGCCCAGGCCCAGCAGTAGACAGGTGAGCAGGAAGCCGGCGGCGGCACGGATCGAACGTCCGGCGGTGTGATGCGTCATCGCGTGAAATCCCGAAATCGATCGTGGCAGAGACTGCCTCAGACACGTAGGTCAGCACCGTAGCAACGCGTTCTGATTCTGGATCGACATTTCCGGCCACGCCCCCGCAACGGCGCTCCACCACACCGGATCCGCTATCGCACGAGTCCGGGCTCGGCCGCGGGAAGCTGTTCTACTACCACCGGAGTGGTCGCCGGCTGCACGCCGAAGGTGCCCGCCCGCCACTGCGCCAGCAGGATCAGCGCCGTCACCACCAGGGCGCTCAGCAACGCCGCCACCGCGAGGACGGCGAAACCGACCTGGGCCTCCGCCACGCGCGTGTCCATCGGATGCGTGCCGTGCGGCGGGCGCATCGCCGAGGTCCGCACCGGGCGCCGGTACACCTGCTCCGCACTCGACGGGCGGCTGTCGCGGGGGCGCCGATCCGCGAGCGGGCGCGGCGCCGAATCCACTGTGCGCAGGCCGGTTCGGTGCGGGCGGCGCACCAGCGACACGGTGCCGGGCCGGGGGGCGGCGTCGAGGTCGACCGGCACGATGCCGAGGTCGTGGAAGGAGGGGGACGTGGTCTCGCGGATCGCTGTACTCATCGGACGAACCTCCGTGGTCGATGCTGAGGAGAGACGCGCTATTCGATCATGTGTTCGAAGAACTTGTGTTCGATTTCTACCACGCGGCACCGACAAAGTCAGCAGGAAACACGACTTAGGTCGAACAGGTGTTTGAAACATCGGCGTGACCGGACTAAATTCAAGAGGCACATCATCAACGCAGGGAAGGCGGGTTCCGGTGAGCCACACAGACGACACGGGCGACGAGAGCGGAGTCGGCACCGACCAGCCCCTGACCGGGGCGGATCTCACCGTGCGTCAGCGCAAGGTCCTAGAGGTCATTCGCACCTCGGTGGCCGAGCGCGGCTACCCTCCGAGCATCCGGGAGATCGGCGACGCGGTCGGCCTCACCTCCACGTCCTCGGTTGCCCATCAGTTACGGGCGCTGGAACGTAAGGGCTATTTACGGCGCGACCCGAATCGCCCGCGCGCCGTGGATGTTCGCGGCCTCAACGACACGGTGCGTTCGGTGACGAGCTTGCATGACGCCGACCATGATTCCGAGAGCGTCGATCCGAACCGTCCCACGCCGACCTTCGTGCCGGTCCTGGGCCGGATCGCCGCCGGTGGGCCGATCCTGGCCGAGCAGGCGGTGGAGGATGTCTTCCCGCTGCCGCGCGAATTGGTCGGCGACGGTTCGCTGTTCCTGCTGAAGGTCGTCGGTCAGTCGATGATCGACGCGGCGATCTGCGACGGCGACTGGGTCGTGGTGCGCCAGCAGAACGTGGCCGACAACGGTGAGATCGTGGCCGCCATGATCGACGGCGAAGCCACGGTGAAGACGTTCAAGCGCACCGGAAACGACGTGTGGCTGCTGCCGCACAATCCGCTGTTCGAACCGATCCCGGGTAACGACGCCCGGATCCTCGGCAAGGTCGTCACGGTCATCCGCAAGGTATAAGCGTGCGGGGGCGGCCGGTTTCGCCGCCCCCTGACGCGGTTCCGGGACGTCCGGCGATCATCCTGTCCGGCAACGAATTACGATTCCTGAATCATGACGCTCGATCACGACCTGCCCACTTCCGCCACGCCCGTTCCCGAAGCGATCACCCAGCTCATCGCGCAGCGGGTGGAACTGTTCAACGCGGGCGACCTCGCCGCCCTGGACCTGCTCTACGAACCGGACGCGGTGGTGGTGCCGACGCCCGGACACGCGGTCAGCGAGGCGGGCCGTTCGGCCGCGCTCGCACATCTCGTGGGTTTCGGCGTGCCGATGACCGCGCGGATCCGCCAGTGTTACACCGTCGTCAATGTCGCCCTGCTGCTTGTCGATTGGACGATGCGGGGCACGGCGGCCGACGGCAGCCCCGTCGACATGTCCGGCACCGCCACCGACGTGGTGCGGCGCGGCTTCGACGGACAGTGGCGGTATGTGATCGACAATCCGTCCGGCAGTTAGGACTACCCCGCGGCGGTGCGCACGTGCGCGATGGCGGGCGGGATGTCGCGCAGCACCGGCACGGCCGCGAACAGGGGCGCGGTGGTCGCGAGCAGGCCGTGCGAGGGTGCGAACCCGGACATCCGCACCTCGGTGACGTGCGGACTCCAACCGCGAACCAGAGCCGGAACCTTGCTGCCTTCGATGCCCCACGGCATCGGGGGCGCCTGGTAGTGCGGCGTCTTCTGGAAACCGCGCACGGTCTCGCGGGAGAACCACGGCGGAATGGTGTCGAACATCAACTCCACGCCGGGGAAGCGCTCGATGACGGCCGTGCAGAGTGCACGCACCTGCTCGGCCTGGAAGTACATGAAAAGCCCTTGGGCGGTGACGAATACGCCGCGCCCCGGATCGACTCGGTCCATCCAGGACAGGTCGAGGGCGCTGATCGGCAGATACCGGCAGCGCTCGGTGGCGGGCAGGAAACGTTCGCGCACGGCGATGGCTTCGGGCACGTCGACACACAACCACCGCACCAGGCCGTCATCGCAACGCTGGAATTGCGTTTCCAGGCCGGCGGCGAGTTCGACAACGGTCCCGCCCGGGTGTGCGGCGAGCCACGGCCTGAGGACATCGTCGAATTTCTTGGAACGCACCGCATGGGTGCCGTCGGGCGCTCCGAAGGTGCGCTCGTAATCGAAGGCGAGCGAATCGTAGATCCGCTCGCAATCCGGATCGCGTAGAACCCCGCCGGCGCGTTTGGATTCCGAGGCGCGATTGTGCAATGTCCAGAGCATGGTCAGCGGGACGCCGTGCAGATCCACATCCGAACTCATGAATTTCCCTCTCCCACCGCCGACTGTTCGACTGGCCTCTGACCGAGTTCAGGTAAGGGATTGGGCTGATTGCCCGGAACGGCAGTGGCTCCCGTTCCGGGCTGCACGACCTAGGGCATCAACAGTTGGTAAAGGAAACCATGGACTGAGCCGATGGTGGCGCCAAGGAAGCCATGGGTTGCGCCGAGGATGCTGCCGATGAGGTTGGGAATCATCGTGAACCTTCCTTGTCTTAGTTGCCTTACAGTGCGAATTACGCCGATCCATACGAATCGACGCTGCCGTCGAATAAACGGTGGCTGCGACGGATTCGACAGTGATTCGGCGCGGCGGAGCACAAGGATGGGGGACGATCGCAGCGATTTACACCGCCGCTTCAAGCCACCAAAGCGGCAACGGATTCCGGCGTCCAGCGCAGATCCGCGCCGGGGCGCGAGCTGAGGTAGCCGGCGATGTTGCCGGTGGCCCAGCCGTGGTTGATCCGCAACCCCGCGGCGAGGTGCCGCAGATAAGCAGCCGCAGGCGGATTACCGGGGAGGTCGCGATAGCGCCACGGCGCGGTGAAGGTGAGCACCGGATGACCGTCGTGCGCGCCCGCGGACACGACGGTCTCGTATCGGCCGGGGCCGAGCATCATCCGGCCGGTCTCGAGCACTTCGGTGAGATCCAGATCGGCTCCCGGCGGGCGATACATCTCCTGCGCGAAGATATCGCTGAACTGCGCACTGGTCAGCAGATGCGCGGCCGCCGCGGTCTCGCCCGGCACATGCGGGTCGTAGAAGGCCCGGCCGCCGGTCCAGGTCAGCGATTCGGTGGCGAAATACAACACGCCCGGCAGCAGTAGCGGGACCGATCGCGCCGGGTCCGCGGGGTCCCGGCAGCCGGGCAGGGTGAGCGCGCCGCCGTCGGGGCGGCCGCCGCGCAGATAGCAGCGCAAACGGTGCCGATGCATGTTCGACCCGTAGGACGCGTACCAAACCCTCACCCAGCCATGGTGCGTCCGATCACCCCTGGCGCGCCACCACCGGACGCACCGCGGGGTCGCGGGCGACCGAGCGCACGATCTCGCCGGACCGCACCGCCACATTCGACAGCAGCGACGACGAGAGACCGTGCGTGTGCTCGGTGCCGCCCTGCAGGAAGATCCCGCCGGGCAGCGGCTTCGTGGTGACCAGCCGGTAGTCGCGCGCCACCCGGGGCCCTTCGACGTCGGCGACCACGGTCTCGGCCAGGTCGCCGAGCAGGTCGCGCAGATCCATCGGGCGGAAACCGGTCGCGCAGACGACCGCGTCACACCGCAGTTCCTCGGTCAGCCCGGTCGGCTCGTGCTCGACGGTGACCGTGACGCCGTCGCCGGTGTCGGCGACCTGCGCCGCACGGGACGCGCCGTGCATGAACAATCGCCGTGCGCCGCTGACTCTTTCGGCGTACTCGCGGGCGTAGAGCTCCTCGATCAGCGGCAGGTCCACCGCCGAATAGTTGGTGCCGCGGTGGTAGTTCATCAGCCTGCGCCGGAATTCCGGTGTCGCGGAGTGGAAGTCGTCGACCGCGGCGGGGTCGAAGATCCGGTTGGCGTAAGGGCTGTCGTCGGAGGGACTGAACCCGTACTTCGCGAACACGGCGTGCACGGCCGCACCCGGATAGGTGGTGTGCAGGTACTGCACCACTTCGGCCGCACTCTGCCCCGCACCGAGCACCACGAAACGCTGGTGCGTCAGGTCCGGCAGCGCGGCGAGCCCGGGCAGCAGGTGATGGTTGTGGAAGACCCGCGCACCGGCGGTCACGCCACTCGGCAACTGGGCCGAGAGCCCGCCTGCCACAACGATATTGCGGGCCCGCAGCACTCCGGCGTCCCGGCCGCTCAACTGGATTTCGAAACAGTCGCCGGTATCGGTGATCGTCTCGGCGTCGGTCCCGTAACTGACGTCGGCGTCGACGGTGCTCGCCGCCCACTCCAGGTAGTCGTGAAACTCCACGCGGGTCGGGAAGAACGTCTGATAGTTGATGAAGTCGTTGAGCCGGCCACGTTCGGCCAGGTAGCTCAGGAAAGTGAAGCGGCTGTGCACGTTCCGCTGCGTCGCCAGATCCTTGAGGAAGGAGATCTGCATCGTCGCGCCGGGCAGCAACATGCCGGGATGCCAGCCGAACTGTTCCTTGCGTTCGACGAAGCGCGCCGTCAATGCGGTTCCCGCGCTGCGGTTCTCGTTGAATTCCGAGAGCGCGATGGCGAGCGCGAGATTCGACGGCCCGAACCCGATCCCGGCGATATCGACGATGTGGTCGGACTCGCGCATCACGCGGCCTCGGAGGTGACCACATCCAGCCACACGCCGAGCACCGGCTCGGCGGCCAGCGTCACGAAGTCGGTGTGTGCGGCGCCCGCGGCCCGCCACTTCTCGACCAGCGACATCAGGCGCACCGAATCCAAGCCCGCGTCGAGCAGATTGGTGTCCTCGGCCAATTCCTCCGGTCGCAGGTCGAGTGCGGCGGCGATATCGGCGAGCACCTGCTGCCGGTCGAGCGCGGTCAAAGCCTCGTTCATGCGACTCCTCGGTCCGTGCGGCTGGAACACTTGCCCAGCCCGTCCAATATTTGTTTAGGCTACACTAACTTCTACCATATTGGTCATTGGCCGGGATAGGCTGTCGAACGCCTCGGGGAGCACGGCCGTGCACGGAAAGGCAACGCCATCAACATCTTCAGCCCGGCACGCAGCGAGGCCCAGGCAGCTCTCTCCCCCACCGGGGCAGCGTTCGTGCTGTCTCGTCCGCACGCCACGGTGCGTGCCGACGGACAGAGCGCGACCTTCTCCGATGCCGGCCAGGCCGCCGCCGCACTGCGTTCGGGCGCCGCCACCCACATCGTCGGGGCGCTGCCGTTCGACCCGGCCGCACCGGCCGCGCTGTGGGCGCCGACCTCGGTGTCGATGTCGGAGGGCCCGCTGCCCGCCACCGGCGCGGCGCTGCCCCGGATCACCGTCGAGTCCGCGATTCCCGAAGCCGCGCAGCATCTTCAGCGCCTGAAGTCGTTGATCGCGACGCTCTCCGACGCCGGCACCGAGCTCGAGAAGGTGGTGCTGGCCCGCGCGCTGCGGCTGAGCGCCTCGACACCGGTTTCCGCCGCCCAGATCCTGGACCGGCTCGTCGCCGGTGACGCTTTCGGCAACGGTTTCAGCGTCGACCTGACGGCCGCGGGACCCGCCTACGCCGGAAAGACACTGGTCGGCGCGACCCCGGAGGTCCTGGTGCGGCGCAGCGGCGAGGTGGTCACCTGCCATCCGCTGGCCGGTAGCGCACCGCGGCACCGGGATCCCGTCATCGACCGGGAAACCGCTGCGGCCTTGCTCGATTCGCCCAAGAACCTGCGCGAGCACGCGTTCGTGGTCGACCAGGTACGCGCCGCTTTGACGCCGCTGTGCCGTGAGGTCAACATCCCGGAGGTCCCCGAACTCACCAGCACCCCGAAGCTGTGGCACCTCGGTACCCCTATCACCGCTATTGTCCGTGACCCGGCGATCACTGCCCTCGATCTCGCGCTGGCCATGCATCCGACGCCCGCGATCTGCGGCACCCCCACCGCCGCGGCCCGCGACCTCATCACCGAACTCGAAGGCGACCGCGGCTTCTACGCCGGTGCCCTCGGCTGGGCGGCGGCCGATGGGGACGGCGAATGGATGGTCAGTATCCGCTGCGCGGAATTGTCCGCCGACGGCCGTTCGATTCTGGCCTACGCGGGCGGCGGGATTGTCGCCGAATCCGATCCGGACGCCGAGCTTGCCGAGACCACAACGAAATTCGGGACAATGCTCGCCGCGCTGGGCGCGACCGAACACTGATTCCGAACCGTTTCGGTTTCGGACACGCCGAATCCGTCCGCGACAGTCCCGGAGCCGGAACGAATTCGGATTGTGCGCCTATGATCGAGCCTGTTCAACAGCGTCGACCATAGCGAGGGAGAACCAGTCGGTGAGTGGGTCGCCGGGCGCCGCCGAAAAGGTGACGACCCAACCGCGCGCGGCCATGGGGCGGTCCTGGCTGGAGATACTGCCGTGGCTCGGCGCGCACCGCGCCGGACCATCGCTGCTCGGTGACGATGTTCTCATTCCGAACGCCTGGATGTCGACACCGGCCGGAGCCGGGGTACCGCCGGAATTCCTCGGCGAAGTATGCCGGCGGATCGCGGTGGTTTTCCTGGAGCAGCACCGCGATGTGCGTTTGGCCGTCGCATTTCCGTTCGCTTTCGCCGCCGCCGATTTCGACGATTTACGGCTGAGTGCGAAAGTCCGTATCGCGTTGGCCGGGAACGGCGCCATAGCCGCCCTCGGCAATCTGACGATGCGGGAGCTGGCCCGGCTGCCCGGCATCGGACCGGCGGCACTCACCGAAATCGGGACGGCGTTGGTGCGCTGCAGCATTCCGGCGCCCGCACCCGCGCCCGCGGTCGCCGAAGTGGAGTCCTTCGTCGCCGGGCTCACCGACCGCGACCGGTTCCTGCTCACCGCGCGCGTGCTCGCCGCGAAACCGATGACGCTCGTCAGCTGCGGAATCGAACTCGGTATTTCCCGGGAGCGGGTCAACCAGCTCGACAGCCGGCTGCGCAACCAGGTGCGGACGATGTTCCACGCCTCGCGGGAGTTGCGGCGCACCGCCGATATCCTGGCCGCGGCCGCGCGTCCGATGGCCGCGCTGGGCCGGATCTGTGACAGCGCGCCGGAACTCGGCGCCCCGGTCCCGGGGCTCGGGCTGCGGCTGTGGCAGGTGCTGATCCGGCTCGATGATCGCATCGATGTCGTCGACGACTGGATTGCCGACACCTCCATCGAGGCCGCCCGCCAGCGCGTGCAGAAGA encodes:
- the lexA gene encoding transcriptional repressor LexA, with amino-acid sequence MSHTDDTGDESGVGTDQPLTGADLTVRQRKVLEVIRTSVAERGYPPSIREIGDAVGLTSTSSVAHQLRALERKGYLRRDPNRPRAVDVRGLNDTVRSVTSLHDADHDSESVDPNRPTPTFVPVLGRIAAGGPILAEQAVEDVFPLPRELVGDGSLFLLKVVGQSMIDAAICDGDWVVVRQQNVADNGEIVAAMIDGEATVKTFKRTGNDVWLLPHNPLFEPIPGNDARILGKVVTVIRKV
- a CDS encoding DUF4440 domain-containing protein, whose product is MTLDHDLPTSATPVPEAITQLIAQRVELFNAGDLAALDLLYEPDAVVVPTPGHAVSEAGRSAALAHLVGFGVPMTARIRQCYTVVNVALLLVDWTMRGTAADGSPVDMSGTATDVVRRGFDGQWRYVIDNPSGS
- a CDS encoding class I SAM-dependent methyltransferase, coding for MSSDVDLHGVPLTMLWTLHNRASESKRAGGVLRDPDCERIYDSLAFDYERTFGAPDGTHAVRSKKFDDVLRPWLAAHPGGTVVELAAGLETQFQRCDDGLVRWLCVDVPEAIAVRERFLPATERCRYLPISALDLSWMDRVDPGRGVFVTAQGLFMYFQAEQVRALCTAVIERFPGVELMFDTIPPWFSRETVRGFQKTPHYQAPPMPWGIEGSKVPALVRGWSPHVTEVRMSGFAPSHGLLATTAPLFAAVPVLRDIPPAIAHVRTAAG
- a CDS encoding histone deacetylase, translated to MRVWYASYGSNMHRHRLRCYLRGGRPDGGALTLPGCRDPADPARSVPLLLPGVLYFATESLTWTGGRAFYDPHVPGETAAAAHLLTSAQFSDIFAQEMYRPPGADLDLTEVLETGRMMLGPGRYETVVSAGAHDGHPVLTFTAPWRYRDLPGNPPAAAYLRHLAAGLRINHGWATGNIAGYLSSRPGADLRWTPESVAALVA
- a CDS encoding lysine N(6)-hydroxylase/L-ornithine N(5)-oxygenase family protein is translated as MRESDHIVDIAGIGFGPSNLALAIALSEFNENRSAGTALTARFVERKEQFGWHPGMLLPGATMQISFLKDLATQRNVHSRFTFLSYLAERGRLNDFINYQTFFPTRVEFHDYLEWAASTVDADVSYGTDAETITDTGDCFEIQLSGRDAGVLRARNIVVAGGLSAQLPSGVTAGARVFHNHHLLPGLAALPDLTHQRFVVLGAGQSAAEVVQYLHTTYPGAAVHAVFAKYGFSPSDDSPYANRIFDPAAVDDFHSATPEFRRRLMNYHRGTNYSAVDLPLIEELYAREYAERVSGARRLFMHGASRAAQVADTGDGVTVTVEHEPTGLTEELRCDAVVCATGFRPMDLRDLLGDLAETVVADVEGPRVARDYRLVTTKPLPGGIFLQGGTEHTHGLSSSLLSNVAVRSGEIVRSVARDPAVRPVVARQG
- a CDS encoding phosphopantetheine-binding protein — its product is MNEALTALDRQQVLADIAAALDLRPEELAEDTNLLDAGLDSVRLMSLVEKWRAAGAAHTDFVTLAAEPVLGVWLDVVTSEAA
- a CDS encoding isochorismate synthase, coding for MLSRPHATVRADGQSATFSDAGQAAAALRSGAATHIVGALPFDPAAPAALWAPTSVSMSEGPLPATGAALPRITVESAIPEAAQHLQRLKSLIATLSDAGTELEKVVLARALRLSASTPVSAAQILDRLVAGDAFGNGFSVDLTAAGPAYAGKTLVGATPEVLVRRSGEVVTCHPLAGSAPRHRDPVIDRETAAALLDSPKNLREHAFVVDQVRAALTPLCREVNIPEVPELTSTPKLWHLGTPITAIVRDPAITALDLALAMHPTPAICGTPTAAARDLITELEGDRGFYAGALGWAAADGDGEWMVSIRCAELSADGRSILAYAGGGIVAESDPDAELAETTTKFGTMLAALGATEH